The window AGGCGAAGGACTATTAACCTGCAGAGGATGCAAAATGTTTCacttttatgcaatatttttagattacgCGTTGGGTCACACCGTACCTTTCGTAGGTCTCTGGTAGCTCAAAACTGACCAAGCTGTTCTGTACGTTCTTAACCGTGACTTCATCCAGAACCTTCCACCGGCTCTCTGTCCAGCCCAGCAGGGCAAGCTGCTCTTTATGAGTCTTTACTGAAGCACGATCGACCCtgcatcaggaaaaaaaaagcttgttttatttctccaCTGATTTCAATATCATTTTTCGAGTTTAGGATGGGACTTTACTTGATCTGTCGGGGTGAGAGAGTGCCTGATGCCTGAGtgggtctgtctgtctcttctccAGCTCTTCTCTTGTCAGAAATGAGAGGACAGGGCAGGCTAAGTGTCAAAGGTTGTCTGAGTTTAAGAGTTGATGGATGGCTTAAGTAAAGTAAAGGGGTTGAGGTGATTGCAGTATGGCAGGACTCATTTTTGGGTTTCAGAGAGGATAAAATAAAGGTGTCCACTGGCTGCACCTAAGGAGAGAGGAACAGAAAGTTTGTAATACACGGTATGCACTTAAACgaacagtttacccaaaagTTGTTTGtttcaccctcaagtagttcatccaaaactaaatatagatttgagggtgagaaaattatgaccgaattttcatttttgggtaaactgttcctttaagctgCCTTTTCACCATCTCTGACATAACAGATGGGAACATACTCGTTCAAtcgctgctgttttttttctatttttaacaacacaaaCTGCACATAATCACACCCCAAAGTGTCTTATCTAGTTACAGTACATattacaaacatacattttcaaaaaaacatttaataaacgaaaatgttttttagtatGGGTGTTTCCAGTTTACCCGGTAGAACAAAATATCTAAGTATCAAAACTAGTAGTAAATTTCGcaaatgattttaaagaaatgcaagtAACACATTcagttaattcattttaaagttctACTCAGAACTCTGACAGTTAGCAATATTTGGGTGGTTTTGAACAATAATGccaaaataattgttattgtaattaaattatattgataaataaattaagaaagatacatttatttatatttatttaatatttgaaagttttttatcactagaaaaagtttttttaaacacactagtgttattttgttttgtgtggatatattcattcattcattattattcattattattagtatttttttttatcatggtGAATAAGTAATAGCTGCCATAATTACTGCCATGAAAATGTTGTAAATACGCTTATAAAGCGCAATGcattatactattttaaaagCCTGCTAGTGAGTCATTCTTTTGGGAGAACACTTTTGCTCAAATTTGTAAAAGAATGACTCTAAAGGGTGTAATAATATGCTCTAAGTAAACAGAAAGCTAACAATCCTCCTCTTTGTCTCacaatttttctttcattactgATTTGCTTTAACTGTAAGCCCTCACAGATGGCGGTAACGTAGCCTGATTGAAAAGAAATTCTGAATTCACCGTCACTTGAGCGAAAACTGGTGCAGCGAAAGATCCAGGCAAATAGTCCAGACATATCCTGGAGTCCACACTGAGTTTAAGAGACAGTCCTGTCTTGGGAACCGTAAAGCTCTCTGTCCTCAGATGGGACAGAACTGCAAACACACCCAAAGAGTACACCCTGACCACTGCAAACGAACCCtgttaaaaaaacccccacaaaacagaaaatacacaatGCCGATAAATATCATATTAGCTACAACTAGGCACCTCCAATAAAGATCAGCCTTGTTGGGTTGCGAAACATCTATGTAATGTCTTCTGCCGGGACAAAATAGGAAACCAGAGCACGGGAAGAGTTTTATTACAAACCTTTTGTCCTCCATAGAAGCCCTCGGTAGATGTCGGAGTGACATAGCTAACTCTTTGTCCTGGATCCACAACTTTAACGGTGATCTCCCTGTAGTTCCCCTGGTAAGTCGCCTGGAAAGGCACTGCCACGGTGAGAGGAAAGGGACATTGCGCACGGCTGGAGGTTTGTATGCGGAGAACGTTGCTGACCAGCTCCTCGGATCCTGACACCATGAGGGAACTCAGACCATCGACCACCTCACAAGTCAAGGAGTTTGTAACTTCTGGTGGGGCGGTGATATAGACTCTGGGAGACTCTGAGGATCGGGTCCCGTCTGCGAGTCTGTGAGTCACCAAAGTTCAGGATGATTTATTTGATCGAGAATAAGCGAAAGTGCTAtacatattttgctttttggaTGTCGACAGCCTTACCCAACAGTATACAGTCTTTCACCCCCTTCTTCTCTGcttgtctgtctgtcctctccctctttttcttctttcaccTCATTATTCGCATTCACGCGCTCCTTGGAGTCAGTCACCGAAGTGATATAGAGTGAGTCTAACCCCGTTTCCTCTTCCCCAGTGTTTCTGTGACGCAAAGTACAGCGCTCCTCTGGAAGTCCTGTAGACCGTACGCTTTCGAGATGGTCGTCGGCAAGATGCTGGTCCGTTGCTATGCTAATGTCACATGATTTGGGTTTTATTCGGTCGGCGGTATCCAGAGATCCGGTACTGGCAGGTTCATCTTTCTCCCCGCTAACTTCAGCAAGAAAAGCAATACCAGCGTCGAGCCTCCTGGTCATTACACTGAACTGGTTTACAATGACATGGACATCTTCCAGGACATTAAGAACGACATCAGCCACATGGTCTTGGTAAAAGTGGGATCCACAGGAAGCatctaaaaaaagacaatatgtAAGTCAAGTGTGCAtgttaaaaatgaagtaaaatacacaattctttaacactttaatttgCAAACCTATTAGTTATCTACATGAATCAATGTAAagtaacaacaaattaaaaaagtgaCCAAGCAAAATTGCTCTAAAAGCCTAAAAGTTTTTTGTTCatgaaagctgcatttatttgatcaaaaatagtgaaaatgcaatgatgtgtattacaatttaaaataagcgttttctgtttaaatatttaaattatccTGTGtttgcaaagctgaatgttcTAGTCTTCTTGTCATTTATTATCAATCTTTtaaatagttgtgctgcttaatatttattaacagcttttttttcatgattttttagatgagtgaaaaaaaaattaatttgaaacatAAATCTCTTGAAACATTGTAAATGATTTTACTGTCGTATTTGATCGATTTGATGCGTtctacacaataaaaaaaatgaacaaaacacacTAGAGTTTATAGAGAGAGACCTGtgatttttgtaaaacattttatacttattttgttcacctttaaactatttttatttagactaTTTTGTGCACTGCATAAGAATGCTATGCATGGCGGTAATCTGTCACAGTCAGGCCAATAAAGCTTTGAGACAAAGaaagacgcacacacacacacacacacacacacacacacacacacagagagtgcTCGGAAACGCTCTTTCCTTTACAAAGATCCCAGGCTTACCCACATCAGCTGTTGTCTCTCGAGACTCAGTGTCTGCGAGTGTGTGCGCCAAATTAGAGTACGTCCTGCACTCGGTGAGTGTGTTTGCTGTGCCGCAAAGAACCTCTCTCAGCGCACACATTCTCTGGGTGTGAAGCTCACAAAATGTCCCGAGGACCCGGAAAAGTCTTGTGTGAAGTCCGGCCGGTCTTTGGCCATCAGAGGAATCCTCAGGTCCTGTTTCTTCTCTTGCTTTTACTCGATGTAACACTCTCAGTTCCTCAGCGGTGTCTTGTAAGACGTCTATCAGGTCATTGTTATGTGAGAGTATTAATTTGTCGGCCGGATCTACCATATTTTCAAGTGTATTCATCAAGGGCCCTGGAGCATAAACGGTGGATCTGATTATTAGAGAAACAGCGGGTAATACACTGCAGCTATTCTCTCCGTCTCTCCTTCTCTCGCTTGTAACCCCGGTATTTACCAGCCAGGCCTGTAAAGTAGGGTCGTCATGGCAAACAGAAGGCGTGACTGGAAACAAAAGTGTCCCTTAGTGACGAGAAATTCTAAACAAGAGTAACGTCTACATCTGTGAATAGGTCCTGTCTCGTTCTGACCCAAATGAGGCACAGACACTGTAACGGTTCTTACATATATGTAGTGATATGTGTtgatatgtactgtatgttcactgatgctgcatttatttgattaaaaaacaaccttgcaatgttttaaatattacatttattcctgagatggcaaaactgtattttttagcagcaattactccagtcttcagcgtcaaaCGAGCCTTTAGAAACAATTCTAATACGccgatttgatgctcaagaagtatttattattatcattaatgctgtttttcttgctttatatttttgtggaaactgtgctacatatttttaatgaccTTACAGTTCAGAGCAGGCTTCTGACGTTCAcgaaaatgacattattttcataaaagctaaaattcaaataaaaaaaatgcaaaatataacatttactataggtaaaaaaaatttatattttgcatatggCGTGagaaaacgtttttaaataGGCTAGGCTAAATAGGTTCAAATAAACATAGCTTATTTCTGAAAAGTTAAACCATCACTTCAACAAATGTATTGGGCATGCACGAAACCACTGTAGACAGCCACAGTAAATATTCTCAGATAGGACAGCCatggaaggaaaaaaatattgcacaaaaaaaagcaaaggcgctcttaaaatgaagtgttggAATTTGGCGCCATCGTGTGGTAGGATTTATGAATTGCAAAAAGGGCCACTTTGGGTGCTGACGGCTCTCATAAGTCTTCTAAGTCAAGCTTGTtctattacatatttacatgatACATTTTATACCTCTGTCATGCATCTGCATTTATGTTTTCCTTCAACTTCAGGCAATTTCATGTTTGAGTGGACGTTTATTAAGCAGGCTTTAGCTTTTTTGTCTTAATGCATTATGACCTTCATTACGCCTTTATTACTTACTACTActtgtaatttgtattttatgtaaatgtaaaatgttaagattaaaaaacatttaatcttaaaacgttaatctaaatgaacaaaaataaacatagtagtcatttttttttcctcgcaataatttttttccctttgagATTTGTTATAcgttatttattttaccaaagCGACAACAGATAATTCGTAACCatgctgtaattattttaaatgcacttctCAGATAAAGTATAATTTACACCGCTGTGATTTCAATCACAAAATACCGTATAACAACATCGCCAAGAAAGCGCAAGAGTACAGGAAGTGGTGTGATGCATGTTTTTCTagtattaataatcaaaagcaaGCAGCGCCCAAAATGCCCACAGTTGAAGAAATATGTCAATATGTCATATGTCAAAAAATACACTAAGTGCAAGGTTCTGGTATGACTCATAACATAGGCTAGTGCCACACATTTCTgacttttagatgttttatattGTGCTTCTACTTAAGGTGCAAACAGCGTTCATGCCAAAGAAGTGTTATCAGACACAGGAATgtcaatgcatttaaatatattccagCATCCGCGTTATTACGCGCTTTCGTTGGGTCGACCTGGCATGGGTTCCTGCAGAATCCGTCGCTGGAGGCGCGTCAAGCTGCAACACGCAGAACCGTGGAGAGATACGGGGTTTTACTCGTTCAAAGAGCGAGGAAGAGACGTTTTCGTGCAAATTGAGTTAATGAGCGAGATTATTCCAGTGCCATGTTATTTCAATTGCAGCTGGAGCGTGTCTCACGCCTGGGCGCGTGCCCCACATGTTCGCAGGGGTGAAGCGTTGAGGCGCGTCTGGCCGGGCACGAGGCGCGTCAGCGCGGCGCGGCGCAGGTAGGCGTGGAGAGCCGCGCGCCTTGACTCGAAATCCGGAACGAGCgctggatgaaaaaaaaaaaaacaacaaaaaacacagcGCGAAGACCTTTTTAAACTAAGCAGAAAGTCGTCAGAAAGTTACCGCGGCAGTTTGACGGCAAGAAGCGCGGTTACGGTTTGAGGTACGTTTCGAGAAAAGACCTGCTTCGTTTTCTGTAACAAGATTTCGCTCTGAGCGCCTCGCTTTCGTTACAGTAGCTGTGCTGTTAGACTTAAACGGTCTTAAATCAGATTAGTTGAACAAACCGAGCGGGTTAGGGTGTtttgtgttgtagtgtgttttgcTCGGACGCTCCTTGAGCAAACACTCCCTCGACTTCTTGATGTTGCGCTCATTCACTCGGCCGTCAAAACCAGAAAAAGTgccaaaagttaaaaaaaagtgtaaagttCTCACAAAATGCAATACCGATAACATTTGTCGACATAATTGATTGCCTAACAAATGCACGTGGGtggaaaaatattaactttGTTGTTAAACCAAGTCTGAACTGCTTTTTTTAacgtatgttttgttttttaacataaGCAAATAACAGACAGCTTTATGCCTTTTTGTGTTCCACGCTGAATATTTGATTGTATTGTGCCGCCGGAAGTATGCGTACATGCTGTGAAACATTTCTAATAGCTGGACTTTGGTCTGCAGTGGCGTATTTTTATGGAAGAGAAATGCCTGGTATGCACGACTCAAGAGTAAAGTGGGGACAACAGAGTAGCCAAGTGAAATATCTTCACACGCTTAAAGTCACACACTTAAAATGAAAccgtcattatttactcaccctcataatGGCTTTCTTCCGCGGAACAGAAAAGGAGATGTTAGGTGGAATGAcagtcaccattcactttcatagACTGTCGTTCTGCCTAACATCCCTTTTTGGGTTTCGCAGAaagacacgagggtgagtaaataaaaaattgtgggtgagctgttcctttaagtgcatttttggTGTACATTCTTTACACTGTAATCACTGCGGTTTACAGTGGGAGTCAGGCACGGGCCTACGTGCTCGTGCTTGTTACGAAGACAAGAAGAGGGCATCGCAACATTTTTGTGCAGGTAAAGAGAGGGACATTTGTGTAGAATGTTACCACATACAAATGAATCCATGTGTTTAAGAAAAATCTATGCCAGATTAGGGTTTATGGTTTCGTGAAAGATTAAGGGTGTTCCGGTGCATTCAGAGGAACATTTTCTACTCGTAATGATTAACAACTGATGAACCTGTCTGTACTGGTTCAGCCAATTTCAAATGTGTGTCTAAAATCTATTTTGTGCTATTCTTTGagtttttcagaaacatttcatttagtgTATTTTATGTCGCCCCACTTGGTTTTGTTTGCAATGCAAACAAGGTGCTAGAATTGTTCATCAAGAAGgctatctgtaaaaaaaaaaaaaaaaaaaaaatgtgatgttatCATGAACTGCGTAGGACCAACACTGTGCTAAATAACAGATTGTGATAATTCTGTTAATGCATATACGACAACAAGCATGATTCACGGCTTTTATTGATTAGCTGCGGTGCTATGAAGACGTTGTTACTTTCTTGTGGAAAAAAGGTACCTTAAAGTCTTTCGATGGATGCACGTTCTCATCAGACGATAATTCACTGCACAGAACACGAACTGTGTTTATCCTTGCTACAAGTGAAACCATGTAGTCTGTTAATGTCAGATTTgaatgtttgcttgtttgttttttgccttGGATagttattttttcccccatggTTTTCGGAGATGAAGGCATGTCATGCAGTCTGAACAATCTGAATAATACGCCTCCTTCTGCCAAGTGACAGATGAATATTCAATCAAAACAACAGATATAGAAAGTATTTCCTCTCcttttttaaaagccttttcTTTTGCTAACGATGTCCAATTATATGGTTagttagattttattatttgcatactaaatagtttttttcccctgctgTCTGCAACTGTCACTGAACTGTAACTCATTTCAGAGAGAAAACCAACGCATTGGAGGGATATGCTGCGCTACGCTGTAATTCATGAAAGACGTGTCCGTGTCTGAACTGGTAAAACTCTGATTCATGTCAGCGCAGGTTCAGAGTTTGTGAAAGCACTGGTTTGTGCCAAAGCTGCAATGTTTTAGCCAGCTACCCAGACACAGATTTTCTGATAAGTTAAACAAGGCTTAAACTGATCTGGAATGCACCCCTTTAGGGTGTTTTCACAGTTGGTCCCTTTTCAGGGGTCCGAGTCGGGTTCGCATGATTTTTGGCCCATGTGTGAACTCTCCAAACGATCTCGGACCCCTCAGAAGCCAAACTGAGCCGAGACCATCCCGGGAGACGGTCCGAGTGCAGTTCGCTTTCGGCTGAAGGTACGGTTTACTAAAGAGGCGCATCGTGAACGCACATCTCACCGGGATCACTTGATTTTTCCATTCACAAATTCTGATGTAGTTTGTAGTCTCCTACAATTGAGCTGCTTCTGGTAGATCTCTACAAATCATTTGCTTACAACgtgcaaacatttgttttaatttcaaccGCTTCCGAACTGTTCAAGAGAGTTGCAGCTGTGCTCCTGACTTTTTGATGCCTATAGTGAGCTCGCACACCAGCTGGAAATGAACTACACACTCTACAAATTGTCAAAAACACCAACGGTTCACATAAACACAGTTGTTTTAGTCTCGGtcgaaagaaatgtgtatcagcCGATCTGTGCTGTATGGTAGCCTGCAGCAGCCTAATATGAGAATCGACGGaatcatgcatgcattttatatgcattttattctgtttatttatttttatttgattagtaCATTTCTTTCTTAAACGGTGCATTTAGGAATACATGTCCTGTACTTGGCaaatttaaagcagttaatattattttatttgtccaatacattttttttctatatcaGTATCAGTAAGGTTTGAAATTTGAAAGGCtggaattttcttttatttcatttcatggtGTTCTGTAAATCGTgctttttacagtcattttacagtttaatatatTACCATAGACGCTGCCCCACCCCAGTTCtatgacattcatttttatttgtgcaggtCTTATGAAAACAGGCTTATAAAGTCATATATTCGAGTATAAAAATTCTGCAGAAACCCTGTGTGCTATAAGATAAACACGATTAcgtaaacaaagcaaacaaaggtgtacaaaacatatttttgtacaaaagaTGAAAATTGTCAGGTTTTGGAGGTCATGGTGTCACTCATCAAATAGCGAACGTGATTAGATCCTAAACGCAGCAGTCTGAATTCAAACCTCTTTCAGGCttaagtggatcaaaaaaggtTCTGAATAGCCACAgtgaaaacacaaagaaaactgGGTCCTTTTTCACTTTGTCCACCACTTGGTTCACTTGTTTTTTGAGGTACTATTAAACGTTTAGGTAGAGATTACAATAGATTTAGTACTATATATTTAGTAACCTAATACAATGAATTACTGTATTGAGTAATGGAATTTAATTTCCATCTTATTATTTTTACGATTCATTTTCTtcttaatgtttatatatatatatataaagataaagaaacatttacataagtttcaataataaattgtaaaatgtggCCCATATTATCACTGGTTTATTTTAACGATAATTCAAAAAACTTTACTAAGCAACATAAAAGTTTTACTCAACATATTAAAAGTTTTAGGTTTCTAACTTTAAGAAATGACgagtaacaatatatattatagcatTTTTGAAGTTGAAGTGATTTCAATATTTGGTAATACGTTTGTAAGAAATgtatccaaaatgaaaaaaagacagaatttcagaaaaattaaacacatttcacagGGCAGTATTTTGGTGAAAAATGTATAACTTAATAAATTGTGAACATCTTATGCATTTAGTtaatttgaaatcttttttgattattaaaattaacttttgaaaaaaaaaagaagaaattcaaGTGATTTCCTAACGCTCGTTTTATTTGCCAATGCAACACTGCCAACAACAACTTTGACGGCACCTAAATAtccatataaatattcataaccTACTCTGTAACTT is drawn from Puntigrus tetrazona isolate hp1 chromosome 7, ASM1883169v1, whole genome shotgun sequence and contains these coding sequences:
- the dthd1 gene encoding death domain-containing protein 1, whose protein sequence is MNTLENMVDPADKLILSHNNDLIDVLQDTAEELRVLHRVKAREETGPEDSSDGQRPAGLHTRLFRVLGTFCELHTQRMCALREVLCGTANTLTECRTYSNLAHTLADTESRETTADVDASCGSHFYQDHVADVVLNVLEDVHVIVNQFSVMTRRLDAGIAFLAEVSGEKDEPASTGSLDTADRIKPKSCDISIATDQHLADDHLESVRSTGLPEERCTLRHRNTGEEETGLDSLYITSVTDSKERVNANNEVKEEKEGEDRQTSREEGGERLYTVGLADGTRSSESPRVYITAPPEVTNSLTCEVVDGLSSLMVSGSEELVSNVLRIQTSSRAQCPFPLTVAVPFQATYQGNYREITVKVVDPGQRVSYVTPTSTEGFYGGQKGSFAVVRVYSLGVFAVLSHLRTESFTVPKTGLSLKLSVDSRICLDYLPGSFAAPVFAQVTVQPVDTFILSSLKPKNESCHTAITSTPLLYLSHPSTLKLRQPLTLSLPCPLISDKRRAGEETDRPTQASGTLSPRQIKVDRASVKTHKEQLALLGWTESRWKVLDEVTVKNVQNSLVSFELPETYERLIVLRLQSPVKSSYLISLVEELEEAIKSCSVTVVLCHERLDPSGAVVAILPSRDVSWALSELQALGYCGPPEPSSQLSMKEGEPLLLRFSGNITCNEPAGKEQTDSYVNTFHNQRRNRLYFKLKEVDPFGNYSSLHYKGVISLFKVAKEELIWNGDRAAVSKDCSLEEPVCQLPLTLPKNPRTVFQPVSVKVMQNSQTGLCLPEPLSDGLLSWLCGELTEDDAALLVMSLRLRRSTVQIARLRAPHSLSQQAFHILMAWRRGLPSSTVKCPVLARCLTRAGRPDLARELLLREAAGET